A single window of Malus sylvestris chromosome 5, drMalSylv7.2, whole genome shotgun sequence DNA harbors:
- the LOC126624048 gene encoding protein kinase PINOID-like, which translates to MLERDSDGEAVNSSHSSMSSESCSSFSRLSFDAAAATTTASDLAAETLSLKPHRSSDFAYSAIRSKKTALTFRDFHRHRRIGAGDIGTVYLCTLRSRDSSSPADQDTESSSSSCLYAMKVVDKEALAMKKKVQRAEMERKILKMLDHPFLPTLYAEFEASHFSCIVMEYCSGGDLHSLRHIQPHKRFSLNSARFYAAEVLVALEYLHMLGIIYRDLKPENVLVRSDGHIMLSDFDLSLCSDAIPAVESPDSYSDSASLSTPSYTRPQKRATLTPFSCLSNRLFRSRKVQTLSQNRLFVAEPVAARSQSFVGTHEYVTPEVASGRSHGNAVDWWAFGIFLYELVYGRTPFAAPSNENTLRNIVKKPLTFPTSTPSSALEGHARDLISGFLNKDPDRRLGSKRGAADVKKHPFFKGINLALVRSLTPPMIPGSMRRQNTTPYYQAESEDSRNTRQSTAFDYF; encoded by the exons ATGTTAGAGCGTGATTCGGACGGTGAAGCAGTAAACTCGAGTCACAGTTCAATGAGCAGCGAAAGCTGCAGCAGCTTCAGCCGCCTCTCGTTCgacgccgccgccgccaccaccaccgccTCCGACCTTGCGGCCGAGACACTAAGCCTCAAGCCTCACCGCTCCTCCGACTTCGCCTACTCTGCCATTCGCTCCAAAAAAACAGCCCTCACTTTCCGCGACTTCCATCGCCACCGACGCATCGGCGCCGGCGACATCGGCACCGTCTACCTCTGCACACTGAGAAGCAGGGACTCTTCAAGTCCGGCCGATCAGGATACAGAGTCTTCGTCTTCCTCGTGCCTTTACGCCATGAAAGTCGTCGACAAGGAGGCTCTGGCGATGAAGAAAAAGGTGCAGAGAGCCGAGATGGAGAGAAAGATCCTCAAAATGCTTGACCACCCGTTCTTGCCTACTCTCTACGCCGAGTTCGAAGCCTCGCATTTCTCCTGCATCGTCATGGAGTACTGCTCCGGCGGCGATCTCCACTCCCTCCGCCACATTCAGCCTCACAAACGCTTCTCCCTCAACTCCGCAAG GTTCTACGCTGCGGAGGTCCTAGTGGCGTTGGAATACCTCCACATGCTGGGAATCATCTACAGGGACCTAAAACCCGAGAACGTGCTGGTCAGATCGGACGGTCACATCATGCTCTCCGACTTTGACCTCTCACTATGCTCGGACGCAATCCCTGCCGTTGAATCACCCGACTCGTATTCCGACTCCGCGTCCTTATCGACCCCATCGTACACCCGCCCGCAGAAGAGGGCAACTCTCACCCCCTTCTCCTGCCTCTCCAACCGGCTGTTCCGGTCGCGCAAGGTCCAGACCCTCTCCCAGAACCGGCTCTTCGTGGCCGAACCGGTGGCCGCCCGGTCGCAGTCCTTCGTTGGTACCCACGAGTACGTGACCCCCGAAGTCGCATCCGGTCGGTCCCACGGCAACGCCGTCGACTGGTGGGCATTCGGCATCTTCCTCTACGAGTTGGTCTACGGCCGGACGCCTTTCGCGGCTCCATCGAACGAGAACACCCTGCGTAACATTGTGAAAAAACCTCTAACATTCCCAACCTCCACGCCCTCCAGCGCGCTGGAGGGCCACGCGCGGGACCTCATTTCCGGGTTTCTCAACAAGGACCCGGACCGGCGACTCGGGTCGAAGCGCGGAGCCGCTGACGTCAAGAAGCATCCCTTCTTCAAGGGCATCAACTTGGCGTTGGTACGGTCGCTCACGCCGCCGATGATCCCGGGTTCGATGAGAAGGCAAAACACGACGCCGTATTACCAGGCCGAGAGCGAGGATAGTCGAAATACGAGACAATCGACGGCGTTCGATTACTTCTGA
- the LOC126620777 gene encoding putative F-box/LRR-repeat protein 23 has protein sequence MASSSSGTPRSQKGNFRNWTELPDEITSSILSRLGAIEILESAQKVCMKWRTVFKDPLMWRTIDMRNDGDFDDELPYDVEKMCRHAVDRSRGGLVDINIEYFGTDDLLRYIALRSSGIRRLRIAHCDEITDEGLSKMAKRLSLLHDLDISLCQLSCKSVQVVGRSCPRLTSFKWNKEWFRIWDDDSDDDYDSDGEPRPPAPYNKPDDSDALAIARTMPGLIHLQLFGNKMTDNGLRKILDCCPHLKSLDLRHCFNLSLGGDLELRCVERIKKLWLPNDSTKGYEFAARYDGFCHRWTELPDDITFSILSRLGTVDILENAQKVCMKWRRICKDPRMWHTVDMRNNGDPNLPYSLDRMCRHAVNRSAGNLVDINIESFGEFELLQYITNSSSKIRRLRMVCCYGICDEGLSEVVSKFPMLEDIDFTLCKNITHRSLKLIGRCCPLLKSLKVNNEWHKYPDDWFNDDSDDEFSLNRDEDAIAVAQTMPGLRHLQLFGNQITNEGLKKILDGCPHLESLDLRHCFNLDLGGDLGRICAERIKKPLLPNDSIAGYEFSPSIDWRNQQLSRHEIPVPHWWDLHGNYDSSD, from the exons ATGGCCTCTTCCTCATCGGGAACCCCCCGGTCACAGAAGGGAAACTTCCGAAACTGGACCGAACTCCCTGACGAAATCACGTCGTCCATACTCTCGCGGCTGGGAGCGATCGAGATCCTGGAGTCCGCTCAGAAGGTGTGCATGAAATGGCGCACAGTGTTCAAGGACCCGCTGATGTGGCGCACTATCGACATGCGCAATGATGGGGATTTCGACGATGAACTTCCTTACGACGTGGAGAAGATGTGCCGCCACGCCGTTGATAGGAGCCGCGGCGGTTTGGTCGATATCAATATCGAGTACTTCGGCACGGATGACCTCCTCCGATATATCGCTCTTAG ATCAAGTGGAATCAGACGACTTCGGATAGCACATTGCGATGAAATAACCGATGAGGGATTGAGTAAAATGGCTAAGAGACTTTCCCTGTTACACGATCTTGACATCTCATTATGTCAACTCTCGTGTAAATCTGTCCAAGTAGTTGGGCGCTCCTGCCCTCGTTTGACATCATTCAAATGGAACAAAGAGTGGTTCAGAATCTGGGATGATGACTCTGATGATGATTATGACAGCGATGGGGAACCTCGGCCACCTGCTCCTTACAACAAACCGGATGATTCAGATGCACTTGCTATAGCACGAACGATGCCTGGTTTAATCCACCTCCAACTTTTTGGGAATAAAATGACAGATAATGGCTTGAGGAAGATTCTTGATTGCTGTCCTCATCTCAAGTCACTTGATCTGCGCCATTGTTTCAATCTCAGTTTGGGGGGAGATTTGGAGTTAAGATGCGTGGAACGAATTAAAAAGTTGTGGCTTCCCAATGATTCCACCAAGGGCTATGAATTTGCTGCTAGATATGATGGTTTCTGTCATAGGTGGACCGAACTCCCAGACGACATTACATTTTCAATACTGTCACGTTTGGGAACTGTCGACATCCTAGAGAATGCTCAGAAGGTGTGCATGAAGTGGCGCAGAATCTGTAAGGACCCTCGGATGTGGCACACTGTTGACATGCGCAATAATGGTGATCCTAACCTGCCATATAGCCTTGATAGGATGTGCCGCCATGCCGTAAATCGTAGTGCTGGCAATTTGGTCGATATCAATATTGAGTCATTTGGCGAATTTGAGCTCCTTCAGTATATCACAAATag TTCGAGTAAAATCAGAAGGCTCCGAATGGTGTGTTGCTATGGCATTTGCGATGAGGGATTGTCTGAAGTTGTTTCAAAATTTCCGATGTTGGAGGACATTGACTTTACATTGTGCAAAAATATTACGCATAGATCTCTGAAACTGATTGGGCGCTGTTGCCCTCTTTTGAAATCATTGAAAGTGAACAATGAGTGGCACAAGTACCCAGACGACTGGTTCAATGATGATAGTGATGATGAATTCTCTTTGAATAGAGATGAGGATGCAATTGCTGTAGCTCAAACGATGCCTGGTTTGCGCCACCTCCAGCTGTTTGGGAATCAGATAACTAATGAGGGCTTGAAGAAGATTCTAGATGGTTGTCCTCATCTCGAGTCACTTGATCTGCGGCATTGTTTCAATCTTGATCTCGGGGGAGATTTGGGACGAATATGCGCTGAACGAATTAAAAAGCCGCTGCTTCCTAATGATTCCATTGCTGGCTATGAATTTAGCCCTTCAATTGATTGGCGTAATCAACAATTGAGTCGTCATGAAATCCCTGTACCACACTGGTGGGATCTGCATGGAAATTATGATAGTAGTGATTGA